CCCTGGTCGAAACGTTGCCGCGTCACCTTCTCACCACCTTTATGCCTTACATCATTCCGAGCGTGGCGTCCGGCATCATCCCACTACGCCTGCTCAACGTGCTCTCCCAGGATGTGCCCGACGGACCGCAATGGGTGCTAACCACCACCCGCGGCCTGCCGCACAACGTGACCACCGAGATGGACCTGGCGCTGTGGACCACGGCCCAGCAGATCAAGGCCGATGCCGCGGCGGCCGCGGCCTTCAAGCAAGCGGATGCCGTCGCCCTGGCCCGCGGCTATGAGGCCGGGCAGCTACCGCCGGTCGCCCAGACGGCGCTCAGCGCCTTCCTGCGCCGCTATGGCATGCGCGGCGTGGGCGAAATTGACATTGGCCGCCGGCGCTGGCGCGAAGACCCCACGCAAATCATGCAGGTGGTGCAGAGCTATCTCAACATCGAAGACCCTAACCAGGCGCCGGATGTCGTTTTCAAGCGCGGCGCGGTGACGGCTGAAGCAGCCATCGAACACCTGACGCACGCGATACGGCGGGGCAAACGCGGCTGGATCAAGGCGCGGCTGGCGCGTGCGGCCGCGCGGCGCATCCGTGCCCTGGCCGGTCTGCGCGAAACGCCCAAATTTTCGATCATTCGCGCCATGGGCATCTTGCGTCAGGTCTTATTGGACAGCGGCCGCGCCCTGGTCGCAGCCGGTATTTTGGAGCAGGCCGAGGATGTCTTTTTCTTGACCACAGCCGAGTTGCAGCAACTGGCATCGGGCGCGCGCGCCGCGTGGAAGCCGCTGGTGGCCGCACGTCGCGCCTCCTACGATCGCGAGAAGCAGCGCCGCCAGGTGCCGCGCCTCCTGCTGAGCGACGGCCAGGTCTTCTATGCGGGCCTGGGGGCAAGCAACGCGGATGGCGCCATCACCGGCAGCCCCGTCTCGCCCGGTGTGGTCGAAGGCGTGGTGCATGTCGTGCTTGACCCGCGCGGCGCGCAGTTGGCGCCAGGCGAAATCCTGGTCTGTCCTGGCACCGATCCGGCCTGGACCCCACTCTTTTTGGCGGCGGGCGGCCTGGTGATGGAGGTCGGTGGCCTGATGACGCACGGCTCGGTCGTCGCGCGCGAATACGGCATCCCGGCCGTGGTTGGCGTGCATGAAGCCACGACGCGCCTCAAAACCGGTCAGCGTATCCGCGTGGACGGCTCGGTCGGGCGGGTGACGGTGCTCACCCCCTGATTTTGACAAACGCTGCCAATTGAAGTAGGATATTGCCGTAACCCGAAAGAGTGTCTCAGGAGTGAGGTTCGAAGATGACGGTTTGTAGTCAATCACAGAAGGCCTGGTTTGACCTGCGACGGGAATTCCCGATCACGGGTGCGACCGCGCGCGGCTCTGCCTGGGTAGGAGGAGGAGAGTAGTTTTCTATTCTCAGCCATCTGCCGTCAGCGAGCCGCCAAACAGGCGGCTTTTTTATTGCCTGCGATCGGAGGTAAACAGTATGGTAGCTCAATCCATCTTGCTGCTGAATGCGTCGTATGAGCCACTGACCGTGGTGACGATGGCGCGCGCGGTCAAGCTCCTGCTGCGAGGTCGCGTGGAGGCGGTCAGCGCCGAGCATGTCACGGTGTCCAGCGCCGCGCAGACGCTGGCAGTGCCGCAGGTGCTGCGCCTGAAGATCTACGCGCGCGTCCCGCATCGCCGCACGCCGGCCTGGACGCGCAGCGGGGTGTTCGAGCGCGATGATTTCACCTGCGCTTACTGCGGTCGTCGCCATGCGGGCCGCGATCTCACGGTGGATCATCTCATCCCGGCGTCGCGGGGTGGAGCCTCCACCTGGGGCAATACGGTCGCGGCCTGCGCGCGCTGCAATCAGCGCAAGGCCAATCGCACGCCGCATGAGGCTGGCATGAAGCTGCTGATCGAGCCAAAGACCCCGCGCACCAGCTACCTGATCGCCAGCGGCGATGTGCCCGCGGCCTGGAAGATGTGGATTGAGCTGTGAGGTGTAGGGAGGTGGGACATCTATAGCACAACGTGCGACTTCGATTTGTTGGCATAACTCGCCAACGATGGTACCATAGGCCGTCAGCAGATAACCCAGGTCAACCAACACCGAAAGGAAAAATGCTCATGCCAACTATTCACCGTACCTTGATGATCCTCCTGCTCGCCTGTCTGCTTGCCAGCCTGCCGCCCGCCAGCGCCCTGGCTGCTGAACTTTCGCAAACAGGCAAAGCGCCGGCCGCGGACCAAACCGGGCCGGCTGTCACCATCGCCACCACGCTGATCGTCGGCAGCCTGGAACGCCCGGTCTATGTCACGGCTGCGCCGGCCGACCGCGCCCGCCTCTTCATCATCGAAAAGCGCGGGCGTATTCGCATCTACAAAAACGGCGGCCTGCTGCCCACCTCGTTCCTGGATGTCTCCGCCCTGGTGAGCTACGGCAATGAAGAAGGGCTGTTGAGCATGGCGTTTCATCCCAACTACGCCAGCAACGGCTACTTCTACATCTACTACGTCAATCTCTCCGGCAACCTGCAAATCGTCCGCTACAGCGTGTCCGCCAACCCTGATGTTGCCAATGCGGCCAGCGCCCTGACGATCATCACCATCGCCCATCCCACTAACTCCAACCACAACGGCGGCCAACTGCAGTTTGGGCCGGACGGCTATCTCTATCTCGGCACGGGCGACGG
The window above is part of the Candidatus Amarolinea dominans genome. Proteins encoded here:
- a CDS encoding HNH endonuclease, whose product is MVAQSILLLNASYEPLTVVTMARAVKLLLRGRVEAVSAEHVTVSSAAQTLAVPQVLRLKIYARVPHRRTPAWTRSGVFERDDFTCAYCGRRHAGRDLTVDHLIPASRGGASTWGNTVAACARCNQRKANRTPHEAGMKLLIEPKTPRTSYLIASGDVPAAWKMWIEL